The following are from one region of the Streptomyces decoyicus genome:
- a CDS encoding HAD family hydrolase, giving the protein MTSSIPVVGTRTAEAATLQAVFLDLDGTLVDTEGFWWEAEAEVFAELGHILDDTHREVVVGGPMTRSAGYLIQATGVDISLTELSMLLNAAFLARIRRGVPLMPGARRLLAELAAHGVPAALVSASHRAIVDQMLHSLGPENFRLTLAGDDLERTKPHPDPYLTAAARLGADPACCAVIEDTLTGVTAGEAAGCPVVAVPSVTAIPPAVGRTVVRSLEEVDLSFLRTLITESR; this is encoded by the coding sequence ATGACCAGCAGCATCCCCGTAGTCGGCACCCGAACGGCCGAAGCCGCGACCCTCCAAGCCGTGTTCCTCGATCTGGACGGCACCCTGGTCGACACCGAGGGGTTCTGGTGGGAGGCGGAGGCGGAGGTCTTTGCCGAACTCGGGCACATCCTCGACGACACCCACCGCGAAGTCGTGGTCGGCGGCCCGATGACCCGCAGCGCCGGGTATCTGATTCAAGCCACCGGCGTCGACATCAGCCTGACCGAGCTCAGCATGCTCCTCAATGCCGCCTTCCTCGCCCGGATCCGGCGCGGCGTGCCCCTCATGCCGGGCGCCCGCAGGCTGCTGGCCGAGCTGGCCGCGCACGGGGTGCCGGCCGCGCTGGTCTCCGCCTCGCACCGCGCCATCGTCGACCAGATGCTGCATTCGCTGGGCCCGGAGAACTTCCGGCTGACCCTGGCGGGCGACGACCTGGAACGCACCAAACCGCACCCGGACCCGTATCTGACGGCTGCCGCGCGGCTGGGGGCGGACCCGGCGTGCTGTGCGGTCATCGAGGACACGCTGACCGGTGTGACCGCAGGTGAGGCGGCGGGCTGCCCGGTCGTGGCGGTGCCCTCGGTGACGGCGATCCCGCCGGCCGTGGGGCGCACGGTCGTGCGTTCGCTGGAAGAAGTGGATCTGTCATTTCTCCGAACGCTCATCACGGAAAGCCGTTGA
- a CDS encoding ABC transporter substrate-binding protein — protein MNRKTLVLPALAGLLAPVLAACGSTDGAGEGGDPIVVGVATQIEATKAAPAPLDPAQAYDVDAWNMLRGTLQTLMRLPRTGTAPVPEAAESCGFRDTQNEQYRCKLRSGLKFSNGHALTAQDVKFSIDRMRTINNTNGPVSLLSDIDKVEAPSDTEVVFHLTKPDATFPQKLATPAAAIVDGAVYPKGRLYSGFDVVGSGPYTLKTERKNNRITKATFTKNPTYKGGVNVKNDKVEMHFFADSKATEQALRKGSVDLMYRGLSPDQIKGLENARDKHLMLQEMPGQEIRYLAFNTKDPAVSNKAVRKAMAQIVNRSELVRDVYSYTGDPLYSMVPTGLTGHINSFFSKYGNPSAAAARKTLQQANINTPVKFTLTYTTNHYGSSTGKEVRALASQLNSTKLFDIGVKGVDSWQQFRTDALDGKYSVYNMGWFADIPDPDNYIAPFIGKQNFLGSPYRNTKIESQLIPDSRQQSDRNAAAANFKQAQDIIADDVPLLPLWQGKQYVVARDDVTGIEWALNSSSSLQIWELSRGVAD, from the coding sequence ATGAATCGCAAGACCCTGGTGCTGCCGGCGCTGGCCGGTCTCCTCGCCCCCGTCCTCGCCGCCTGTGGCAGCACGGACGGTGCGGGCGAAGGCGGCGATCCGATCGTCGTGGGAGTCGCCACCCAGATCGAGGCGACCAAGGCGGCGCCCGCGCCGCTCGACCCGGCGCAGGCCTATGACGTCGACGCGTGGAACATGCTGCGCGGCACCCTCCAGACGCTGATGCGGCTGCCCAGGACCGGCACCGCGCCGGTGCCCGAGGCCGCCGAGTCCTGCGGGTTCCGCGACACCCAGAATGAGCAGTACCGCTGCAAGCTGCGCAGTGGCCTGAAGTTTTCGAACGGTCATGCCCTGACGGCGCAGGACGTCAAGTTCTCCATCGACCGTATGCGGACCATCAACAACACCAACGGCCCGGTGTCGCTGCTCAGTGACATCGACAAGGTCGAGGCGCCCAGCGACACCGAGGTGGTCTTCCACCTCACCAAGCCGGACGCCACGTTCCCGCAGAAGCTCGCCACGCCCGCGGCGGCCATCGTCGACGGTGCCGTGTACCCGAAGGGCCGCCTCTACAGCGGCTTCGACGTGGTCGGCTCCGGTCCGTACACGCTCAAGACGGAGCGTAAGAACAACCGCATCACCAAGGCCACCTTCACGAAGAACCCCACCTACAAGGGCGGGGTGAACGTGAAGAACGACAAGGTGGAGATGCATTTCTTCGCCGACTCCAAGGCCACGGAGCAGGCGCTGCGCAAGGGGAGCGTCGACCTGATGTACCGCGGGCTGTCGCCCGACCAGATCAAGGGCCTGGAGAACGCCCGCGACAAGCACCTCATGCTCCAGGAGATGCCGGGTCAGGAGATCCGCTACCTCGCCTTCAACACCAAGGACCCGGCCGTCTCCAACAAGGCCGTGCGGAAGGCGATGGCGCAGATCGTCAACCGCTCGGAGCTGGTGCGCGACGTCTACTCCTACACCGGCGACCCGCTCTACTCGATGGTTCCCACCGGCCTCACCGGTCACATCAACTCGTTCTTCAGCAAGTACGGGAACCCCAGCGCCGCCGCCGCCCGCAAGACGCTCCAGCAGGCGAACATCAACACCCCGGTGAAGTTCACGCTCACCTACACCACGAACCACTACGGCTCCAGCACCGGCAAGGAAGTCCGCGCGCTGGCGAGCCAGCTCAACAGCACCAAGCTGTTCGACATCGGCGTCAAGGGCGTCGACAGCTGGCAGCAGTTCCGCACCGACGCCCTGGACGGCAAGTACAGCGTCTACAACATGGGCTGGTTCGCCGACATCCCGGACCCGGACAACTACATCGCGCCGTTCATCGGCAAGCAGAACTTCCTCGGCTCCCCCTACCGCAACACCAAGATCGAGTCGCAGCTGATCCCGGACAGCCGGCAGCAGTCCGACCGCAACGCCGCCGCGGCCAACTTCAAGCAGGCGCAGGACATCATCGCCGATGATGTACCGCTCCTCCCGCTGTGGCAGGGCAAGCAGTACGTCGTCGCCCGCGACGACGTCACGGGCATCGAGTGGGCCCTCAACTCCTCCTCCTCGCTCCAGATCTGGGAGCTCAGCCGCGGCGTCGCCGACTGA